In the Acomys russatus chromosome 13, mAcoRus1.1, whole genome shotgun sequence genome, one interval contains:
- the LOC127196883 gene encoding taste receptor type 2 member 125-like has translation MSIFISIMYSVTIIVEFIIGNFANGFIAVVNIIDWVKRRKICLVDKILTALAISRIDLLCSTFIIILISSLYPDLKLVMRIERIQINTWIVANHFSIWLSTCLSILYFLKISNFPNPIFLMLKWRFKKVVSVTLLLSLVFLFVNILVMNIHIDIWSDESKRNVSHSYRLKNYTQFYRFALLINTTFTLIPFTVSLVAFLLLIFSLCKHMKNMQHNYKGSRDHSTVAHIHALQMVVTFLLFYTAFFLALTMQLGTSDFQEKNKLFFATIIISFPSIHSCVLILRNSKLRHASLLTLWWLKCRLKDVQTLVP, from the coding sequence ATGAGTATTTTCATAAGTATCATGTATTCAGTTACTATCATTGTGGAATTCATAATTGGGAATTTTGCAAATGGATTCATAGCAGTGGTGAACATCATAGACTGGGTCAAGAGAAGAAAGATCTGTTTAGTGGATAAGATCCTCACTGCACTGGCCATCTCCAGGATAGATCTGCTGTGCTCGACATTCATAATTATACTAATATCTTCACTGTATCCAGATCTAAAACTGGTCATGAGAATTGAAAGAATACAGATTAACACCTGGATCGTTGCAAATCATTTCAGCATCTGGCTTTCCACATGTCTCAGCATCCTTTATTTTCTCAAGATATCCAATTTTCCTAACCCTATTTTTCTCATGCTAAAGTGGAGATTTAAAAAGGTGGTTTCAGTGACATTACTGCTGTCTCTGGTCTTcctgtttgtaaatattttagtgATGAACATACATATTGATATCTGGAGTGATGAATCCAAAAGAAACGTCTCTCACAGTTACAGATTAAAGAATTACACACAATTTTATAGATTTGCTTTGTTAATCAACACAACGTTCACACTCATCCCCTTCACTGTCTCCCTGGTGGCTTTTCTCCTGCTCATCTTCTCCCTGTGCAAACACATGAAGAATATGCAGCACAATTACAAAGGCTCCAGAGATCACAGCACAGTGGCCCACATACATGCCCTGCAAATGGTGGTcactttcctcctcttctacaCAGCTTTCTTTCTGGCTCTTACCATGCAACTTGGGACTTCTGActttcaagagaaaaacaaattgttttttgCCACTATTATTATCAGTTTTCCTTCAATCCATTCATGTGTCCTGATACTAAGAAATAGTAAGCTCAGGCATGCCTCTCTTTTGACACTGTGGTGGCTGAAGTGTAGGTTAAAAGATGTGCAGACTTTGGTTCCCTGA